In Glandiceps talaboti chromosome 14, keGlaTala1.1, whole genome shotgun sequence, a single genomic region encodes these proteins:
- the LOC144445942 gene encoding sister chromatid cohesion protein DCC1-like, which yields MAGNLRTLEQVQKIATDAKLDNSDLACVAQSLYFADDLNASGMKLMEVEPSLLQYLQEGNSLTVRGDVNDTAVVCTQNKTFELKSAETSNTLLLVPDCKTPKEFGENGTSLKFEEVVGMAHHYFELRPCRPKLYRLQRILEENRYDGPLYEDDDSHQGKKYAMLELLEMVQASEDEIRKELVKLQACNINGYWRLLSSDYDISVLVQIIQLIEENSWTSDYIPAKETLDTLENLYPRHILQHCLDCYGERRSMETDHSEEVIYSLQEDKVCCAFAEMLLRPAGKFNLAEFLESWQQSVPDGMKTTPYQLEGLALIDRSSKPEVIWHFPVNQLPEDEITRFDALFRVREKWSLDEIRPYIMDLVAAKQSVSALLQKHARSSMNSDGIKVYNSKRPIRR from the exons ATGGCGGGAAACTTGAG AACATTAGAACAAGTACAGAAGATTGCCACTGATGCTAAACTTGACAATTCAGACTTGGCTTGTGTAGCACAAAGTCTGTATTTTGCCGATGATTTAAATGCATCAGGTATGAAGTTAATGGAGGTAGAGCCTTCTTTATTGCAGTATTTACAAGAAGGAAACAG TCTGACTGTCCGAGGTGATGTTAATGACACAGCTGTTGTgtgtacacaaaacaaaacatttgaattAAAGTCTGCTGAGACATCAAATACATTACTTCTTGTACCAGACTGTAAAACACCTAAAGAATTTGGAGAGAATGGCACGTCTTTAAAATTTGAAGAG GTTGTTGGTATGGCACACCACTACTTTGAACTTCGACCCTGCAGACCAAAACTCTACAGACTTCAAAGGATTTTAGAAGAAAATCGATATGATGGGCCTCTATATGAAGACGATGATAGTCACCAGGGAAAGAAGTATGCAATGTTAGAGTTGTTGGAAATGGTACAGGCTAGTGAAGATGAAATCAGGAAAGAACTTGTCAAACTACAGGCTTGTAATATCAATG gCTACTGGAGATTACTCAGTTCTGATTATGACATTTCAGTTCTTgtacaaataattcaattaaTAGAGGAAAACTCCTGGACTAGTGACTATATACCGGCTAAAGAAACACTGGATACATTGGAAAACCTTTATCCAag ACATATTCTTCAACATTGCTTAGATTGTTATGGAGAAAGAAGATCCATGGAAACAGATCACA GTGAAGAAGTAATTTACTCATTACAGGAAGACAAAGTCTGCTGTGCATTTGCCGAgatgttattacgaccagctggaaaG TTTAATTTAGCTGAGTTCTTGGAGTCATGGCAACAGAGTGTACCTGACGGAATGAAAACGACACCTTACCAACTTGAG GGTTTAGCTTTAATTGACAGAAGCAGTAAGCCTGAAGTGATATGGCATTTTCCAGTTAATCAACTTCCAGAAGATGAAATAACAAG GTTTGATGCCTTATTTCGAGTTCGTGAGAAATGGTCATTAGATGAAATTAGACCGTACATTAT ggATTTAGTGGCAGCCAAGCAATCTGTGTCAGCTTTGCTTCAAAAACACGCAAGAAGTTCAATGAATAGTGACGGTATTAAAGTTTATAACTCCAAAAGACCAATCAGGAGATGA
- the LOC144445789 gene encoding uridylate-specific endoribonuclease B-like, which produces MIDYPHKFTDGKNRYGHNDGHVNKLVEISSNVELGQNLVLDSLFTVLPRCIVGSIAGRISYLRDTRARRYDQLKVYLDNTVNRLRLDHSKSVTCTNPKNGIHISDPNSCVGRCNEAFNSGDPCHCNTLCNSFGNCCSDYHGEARCSNAPSSCVNRCGEAYDNRDTCHCDNACSGAGNCCSDYNHICTGDDLSRLANEMWYGDWNTAIVGSDVQINKQEYISDRKAYEDLSPNDFISYFDADILNRKTFSQFVSLLDNYYPHTGQSEDITSEELLEEDIFLDEIMTTYPMRKAHEYLVDKGLASPDEKTFKDDLKKIWFEMYTRSSGPIDSSGFEHVFVGEFKNGAVTGFHNWVQFYFEELDKTADYYGWISDVQPDIMGVQFDWDSFMKEITSMWIGRSPEFEMGIFTVCFKERPNSQCSFTLAGTSTRVQTWDEKGTWVGTAYPIA; this is translated from the exons ATGATTGATTACCCACATAAATTTACTGATGGCAAAAACAGATATGGACATAATGATGGACATGTGAACAAATTGGTGGAGATTAGCTCAAACGTCGAACTGGGACAGAACCTTGTCTTggatagtctgtttactgtgctgcCGAGATGCATCGTTGGCTCTATAGCTGGTCGTATCTCCTACCTCAGAGATacaagggctaggaggtacgaccagctaaagGTGTATCTTGACaacacagtaaacaggctacgTCTGGATCATTCCAAGTCTGTAACTTGTACAAACCCTAAA AATGGTATTCATATTTCAGATCCTAACAGTTGTGTAGGACGCTGTAACGAAGCATTCAATTCCGGAGATCCCTGTCATTGTAATACTCTGTGTAATAGTTTTGGTAATTGTTGTTCTGACTACCATGGTGAGGCCAGATGTTCAA ACGCCCCCAGTTCGTGTGTAAATCGCTGTGGTGAGGCGTATGATAATAGAGACACGTGTCATTGTGATAATGCATGCTCCGGTGCAGGTAACTGCTGTAGTGACTATAACCACATATGTACAG gTGATGACTTATCTCGTCTAGCCAATGAGATGTGGTATGGAGACTGGAACACAGCCATAGTTGGAAGTGATGTCCAGATAAATAAACAAGAATATATATCGGATAGAAAAGCCTATGAGGACCTGTCCCCAAATGA CTTCATCTCTTACTTCGACGCCGACATTCTGAATAGAAAGACATTTTCtcagtttgttagtttgttggaTAACTACTACCCACATACAGGACAATCCGAGGACATCACATCTGAAGAACTCCTTGAAGAAGACATCTTCCTTGATGAAATAATGACAACGTATCCCATGCGAAAAGCCCATGAATATTTGGTTGACAAAg GTCTTGCAAGTCCAGATGAGAAAACATTCAAAGATGATTTGAAAAAGATTTGGTTTGAGATGTACACTAGATCCAGTGGTCCAATAGATTCATCAGGATTTGAGCATGTCTTTGTCGGTGAATTCAAGAACGGTGCAGTGACTGGATTCCATAATTGGgtacagttttattttgaagaACTTGACAAGACGGCTGACTACTATGGGTGGATCTCTGATGTCCAG CCGGACATTATGGGTGTACAATTCGACTGGGATAGCTTCATGAAAGAAATCACTTCCATGTGGATTGGAAGAAGTCCAGAATTTGAAATGGGAATATTCACCGTTTGCTTCAAGGAAAGACCAAACAGTCAATGTAGTTTCACTTTGGCTGGTACCAGCACGCGTGTTCAAACCTGGGATGAAAAGGGGACCTGGGTTGGTACTGCCTATCCAATAGCATAG